The following proteins are co-located in the Tripterygium wilfordii isolate XIE 37 chromosome 2, ASM1340144v1, whole genome shotgun sequence genome:
- the LOC119982491 gene encoding protein NUCLEOLAR COMPLEX ASSOCIATED 4-like isoform X1, whose translation MAAASSPIFSKKQKRKRSKDTLFDLQTLGHQLLSSRAHINNLPLLLTFISPTSPPAHVLESLLSLQSFFTPLLPELPAASSVKILLKTPQSEDPELIYRTWLRSKFDEFMRLLIEVAVSEEAEDALKEVVFDTIMEFVKLGSGGRFNSSIYHRMVHSIVHSSAPVEYITDLLASKYFKYIDIRYFSYIFLEKIAKNLEAKEISAISSDVDAGRHSRERVELFIHKMHYIISHIAPIGVDEKTSLEMWSESELSSKQVAPKELSEPSKTEDKQLKSEKCNSNELSAATIAKKMKLKFTKAWLAFLRLPLPVNVYKEVLATLHQAVIPYLSNPVMLSDFLTRSYDIDGVVSVMALSSLFILITQHGLEYPNFYEKLYALLVPPIFMAKHRAKFFQIFISNLKLKSVSAIQTRNLLDSCLKSPLLPAYLAAAFAKKLSRLALTIPPSGSLVITALIHNLLRRHPSINCLVHQEYGSESTSDDGKSEKSVSSADDPGTGTCTSSRKHGVDHFNNEESNPMKCRAVRSSLWEIDTLRHHYCPPVSRFVLSLEEDLTVRAKTTEINIKDFCSGSYATIFGEEIRRRVKQVPLAFYKATPASLFSESDFPGWRFKLEESKDCDT comes from the exons ATGGCGGCGGCGTCGTCGCCGATATTCTCGAAGAagcaaaagaggaagagaagcaaAGACACCCTCTTTGACCTCCAAACCCTAGGCCATCAGCTCCTCTCCTCACGTGCCCACATCAATAACCTTCCTCTCCTCCTCACCTTTATTTCCCCAACCTCCCCTCCTGCTCACGTGCTCGAGTCTCTGCTTTCTCTTCAGTCTTTCTTCACTCCTCTGCTACCGGAGCTCCCTGCTGCATCGTCCGTCAAGATCCTCTTGAAAACTCCACAGTCGGAGGACCCCGAGTTAATCTACAGGACGTGGCTCCGGTCCAAGTTTGATGAATTTATGAGGCTGTTGATCGAAGTCGCTGTCTCTGAGGAAGCTGAAGACGCTTTGAAA GAGGTCGTGTTTGATACCATAATGGAGTTCGTGAAGCTGGGAAGCGGAGGAAGGTTCAATTCCTCAATATATCACAGGATGGTTCATAGTATT gttcaTTCTTCCGCACCTGTTGAGTATATTACTGACTTGCTTGCATCAAAGTATTTCAAGTATATTGATATCCG TTATTTTTCCTACATCTTCCTggaaaaaattgcaaaaaatttgGAGGCAAAAGAGATCTCTG CCATCAGTTCAGATGTTGATGCTGGGCGTCATTCAAGAGAAAG GGTTGAGCTTTTCATTCACAAGATGCATTACATAATATCACACATTGCCCCTATAGGAGTCGATGAAAAGACTAGCCTCGAGATGTGGAGTGAATCAG AGCTTTCATCTAAACAAGTTGCACCTAAAGAGCTTTCTGAGCCCTCAAAAACAGAAGATAAGCAGCTCAAGTCTGAGAAATGTAACAGTAAT GAATTGTCAGCAGCTACCATTGCCAAGAagatgaaattaaaatttaccAAAGCATGGCTCGCATTCCTTAGGTTGCCGCTTCCAGTTAATGTATACAAGGAG GTTCTTGCTACTCTCCATCAAGCAGTGATTCCTTATCTCTCTAATCCTGTCATGTTAAG TGACTTCTTAACAAGATCATACGACATTGACGGTGTTGTTAGTGTTATGGCTCTTAGCAGCCTTTTCATCCTCATAACTCAGCATGGTTTAGAATACCCAAACTTCTATGAAAAACTTTATGCACTGCTAGTACCTCCTATCTTTATGGCAAAGCATAGGGCAAAATTTTTCCAG ATTTTCATATCCAATCTGAAATTGAAATCAGTATCTGCGATACAAACTCGAAAT CTTCTCGATTCTTGCCTGAAGTCACCACTTCTTCCGGCATATTTGGCAGCAGCTTTTGCAAAGAAATTAAGTCGACTGGCACTCACAATCCCTCCTTCAGGATCATTGGTTATCACTGCTCTGATTCACAACCTTTTACGGAGACATCCTTCAATTAATTGTTTGGTCCACCAG GAATATGGCAGTGAAAGCACATCAGATGATGGAAAATCAGAGAAGAGTGTCAGTAGTGCAGATGACCCTGGAACTGGCACATGTACATCCAGCCGCAAGCATGGTGTTGATCATTTCAACAATGAGGAAAGTAATCCTATGAAGTGTCGTGCCGTGA GAAGTTCACTCTGGGAAATTGACACACTCCGTCATCACTACTGCCCACCGGTTTCCAG GTTTGTTTTGTCACTTGAGGAGGATCTTACGGTTAGAGCCAAAACCACCGAAATCAATATTAAAGACTTTTGTTCTGGTTCATATGCAACAATATTTGGAGAGGAG ATTAGACGAAGGGTAAAGcaggttccattggcattctaTAAAGCAACTCCCGCATCTCTGTTTTCAGAGTCTGATTTTCCTGGTTGGAGATTCAAATTGGAGGAAAGCAAGGATTGTGATACTTAA
- the LOC119982491 gene encoding protein NUCLEOLAR COMPLEX ASSOCIATED 4-like isoform X2 produces the protein MAAASSPIFSKKQKRKRSKDTLFDLQTLGHQLLSSRAHINNLPLLLTFISPTSPPAHVLESLLSLQSFFTPLLPELPAASSVKILLKTPQSEDPELIYRTWLRSKFDEFMRLLIEVAVSEEAEDALKEVVFDTIMEFVKLGSGGRFNSSIYHRMVHSIVHSSAPVEYITDLLASKYFKYIDIRYFSYIFLEKIAKNLEAKEISAISSDVDAGRHSRERVELFIHKMHYIISHIAPIGVDEKTSLEMWSESELSSKQVAPKELSEPSKTEDKQLKSEKCNSNELSAATIAKKMKLKFTKAWLAFLRLPLPVNVLATLHQAVIPYLSNPVMLSDFLTRSYDIDGVVSVMALSSLFILITQHGLEYPNFYEKLYALLVPPIFMAKHRAKFFQIFISNLKLKSVSAIQTRNLLDSCLKSPLLPAYLAAAFAKKLSRLALTIPPSGSLVITALIHNLLRRHPSINCLVHQEYGSESTSDDGKSEKSVSSADDPGTGTCTSSRKHGVDHFNNEESNPMKCRAVRSSLWEIDTLRHHYCPPVSRFVLSLEEDLTVRAKTTEINIKDFCSGSYATIFGEEIRRRVKQVPLAFYKATPASLFSESDFPGWRFKLEESKDCDT, from the exons ATGGCGGCGGCGTCGTCGCCGATATTCTCGAAGAagcaaaagaggaagagaagcaaAGACACCCTCTTTGACCTCCAAACCCTAGGCCATCAGCTCCTCTCCTCACGTGCCCACATCAATAACCTTCCTCTCCTCCTCACCTTTATTTCCCCAACCTCCCCTCCTGCTCACGTGCTCGAGTCTCTGCTTTCTCTTCAGTCTTTCTTCACTCCTCTGCTACCGGAGCTCCCTGCTGCATCGTCCGTCAAGATCCTCTTGAAAACTCCACAGTCGGAGGACCCCGAGTTAATCTACAGGACGTGGCTCCGGTCCAAGTTTGATGAATTTATGAGGCTGTTGATCGAAGTCGCTGTCTCTGAGGAAGCTGAAGACGCTTTGAAA GAGGTCGTGTTTGATACCATAATGGAGTTCGTGAAGCTGGGAAGCGGAGGAAGGTTCAATTCCTCAATATATCACAGGATGGTTCATAGTATT gttcaTTCTTCCGCACCTGTTGAGTATATTACTGACTTGCTTGCATCAAAGTATTTCAAGTATATTGATATCCG TTATTTTTCCTACATCTTCCTggaaaaaattgcaaaaaatttgGAGGCAAAAGAGATCTCTG CCATCAGTTCAGATGTTGATGCTGGGCGTCATTCAAGAGAAAG GGTTGAGCTTTTCATTCACAAGATGCATTACATAATATCACACATTGCCCCTATAGGAGTCGATGAAAAGACTAGCCTCGAGATGTGGAGTGAATCAG AGCTTTCATCTAAACAAGTTGCACCTAAAGAGCTTTCTGAGCCCTCAAAAACAGAAGATAAGCAGCTCAAGTCTGAGAAATGTAACAGTAAT GAATTGTCAGCAGCTACCATTGCCAAGAagatgaaattaaaatttaccAAAGCATGGCTCGCATTCCTTAGGTTGCCGCTTCCAGTTAAT GTTCTTGCTACTCTCCATCAAGCAGTGATTCCTTATCTCTCTAATCCTGTCATGTTAAG TGACTTCTTAACAAGATCATACGACATTGACGGTGTTGTTAGTGTTATGGCTCTTAGCAGCCTTTTCATCCTCATAACTCAGCATGGTTTAGAATACCCAAACTTCTATGAAAAACTTTATGCACTGCTAGTACCTCCTATCTTTATGGCAAAGCATAGGGCAAAATTTTTCCAG ATTTTCATATCCAATCTGAAATTGAAATCAGTATCTGCGATACAAACTCGAAAT CTTCTCGATTCTTGCCTGAAGTCACCACTTCTTCCGGCATATTTGGCAGCAGCTTTTGCAAAGAAATTAAGTCGACTGGCACTCACAATCCCTCCTTCAGGATCATTGGTTATCACTGCTCTGATTCACAACCTTTTACGGAGACATCCTTCAATTAATTGTTTGGTCCACCAG GAATATGGCAGTGAAAGCACATCAGATGATGGAAAATCAGAGAAGAGTGTCAGTAGTGCAGATGACCCTGGAACTGGCACATGTACATCCAGCCGCAAGCATGGTGTTGATCATTTCAACAATGAGGAAAGTAATCCTATGAAGTGTCGTGCCGTGA GAAGTTCACTCTGGGAAATTGACACACTCCGTCATCACTACTGCCCACCGGTTTCCAG GTTTGTTTTGTCACTTGAGGAGGATCTTACGGTTAGAGCCAAAACCACCGAAATCAATATTAAAGACTTTTGTTCTGGTTCATATGCAACAATATTTGGAGAGGAG ATTAGACGAAGGGTAAAGcaggttccattggcattctaTAAAGCAACTCCCGCATCTCTGTTTTCAGAGTCTGATTTTCCTGGTTGGAGATTCAAATTGGAGGAAAGCAAGGATTGTGATACTTAA
- the LOC120005873 gene encoding EC protein III-like, translated as MADASGGSPVCNDRCGCPTPCPGGLGCGCRSSESTLTGEEHRKCSCGEHCGCNPCTCGRNVELSGTGKAVCRCGQGCSCDACAS; from the coding sequence atggCGGATGCGAGTGGAGGTTCGCCAGTATGCAACGACAGGTGTGGGTGCCCAACGCCGTGCCCCGGCGGTTTGGGTTGCGGGTGCAGGTCGAGTGAGTCGACCCTGACAGGAGAGGAGCACAGGAAATGCTCGTGTGGGGAGCACTGCGGGTGCAACCCATGTACTTGTGGAAGGAACGTTGAACTCAGTGGGACTGGAAAGGCCGTCTGCAGGTGCGGCCAAGGTTGCAGTTGTGACGCCTGTGCCTCTTGA
- the LOC120009073 gene encoding mitochondrial phosphate carrier protein 1, mitochondrial-like, producing the protein MGGLDVKGRVRKELSPGPAYYGICTVGGMLSAGTTHLAITPLDVLKVNMQVNPIKYNSILSGFSTLRKEQGACSLWRGWSGKFIGYGVQGGCKFGLYEYFRRLYSDVLVDHNRTFIFFLSSASAQVFADVALCPFEAIKVRVQTQPKFAKGLVDGFPKVYATEGLAGFYRGLFPLWGRNLPFSVIMFSTFEHSVDLIYCNMMRRKKEDCSKAQQLGVTCLAGYAAGAVGTVVSNPADNIVASLYNRKAENVLQAMKNIGFANLFTRSLPIRITIVGPVITMQWFLYDTIKILSGLPTSGGLSRDVKEANLSP; encoded by the exons ATGGGAGGGCTTGATGTTAAGGGGAGGGTTCGTAAAGAGCTTTCACCTGGGCCTGCCTACTATGGGATTTGTACTGTTGGAGGAATGCTCAGTGCCGGAACTACTCACCTTGCAATCACTCCCCTTGATGTCTTGAAAGTCAATATGCAG GTGAATCCAATCAAGTATAACAGCATTTTATCTGGGTTTTCTACCCTCCGGAAAGAACAAGGAGCTTgttctctatggagaggttggtCTGGAAAGTTCATTGGATATGGGGTTCAGGGTGGCTGCAAATTTGGTCTTTATGAATACTTTAGGAGGCTGTACTCAGATGTCTTGGTAGATCATAACCGGACTTTCATATTCTTTCTCAGCAGTGCATCTGCTCAAGTATTTGCTGATGTCGCTCTCTGTCCATTTGAAGCCATCAAAGTCCGTGTTCAAACACAGCCTAAATTCGCAAAGGGCTTGGTTGATGGGTTTCCAAAAGTCTATGCAACTGAAGGGCTGGCTGG ATTTTACCGTGGACTTTTTCCGCTTTGGGGCCGGAATCTTCCTT TCTCCGTGATAATGTTCTCGACATTTGAGCACTCAGTGGACCTTATATATTGCAACATGATGCGAAGGAAAAAGGAAGATTGCTCTAAAGCTCAGCAGCTTGGTGTAACCTGTTTAGCAGGATATGCAGCTGGAGCTGTTGGAACTGTAGTCTCTAATCCTGCCGACAATATTGTTGCCTCACTTTACAACAGGAAGGCTGAAAATGTGCTGCAG GCCATGAAGAATATTGGGTTTGCCAACCTTTTCACTCGCAGTCTTCCAATTAGGATCACAATAGTGGGGCCTGTAATTACTATGCAATGGTTTTTGTATGACACCATCAAAATTTTATCTGGACT GCCTACTAGTGGAGGGCTTAGCAGAGATGTGAAAGAAGCGAACCTATCACCTTAA
- the LOC119982491 gene encoding protein NUCLEOLAR COMPLEX ASSOCIATED 4-like isoform X4, with protein MAAASSPIFSKKQKRKRSKDTLFDLQTLGHQLLSSRAHINNLPLLLTFISPTSPPAHVLESLLSLQSFFTPLLPELPAASSVKILLKTPQSEDPELIYRTWLRSKFDEFMRLLIEVAVSEEAEDALKEVVFDTIMEFVKLGSGGRFNSSIYHRMVHSIVHSSAPVEYITDLLASKYFKYIDIRYFSYIFLEKIAKNLEAKEISAISSDVDAGRHSRERVELFIHKMHYIISHIAPIGVDEKTSLEMWSESELSSKQVAPKELSEPSKTEDKQLKSEKCNSNVLATLHQAVIPYLSNPVMLSDFLTRSYDIDGVVSVMALSSLFILITQHGLEYPNFYEKLYALLVPPIFMAKHRAKFFQIFISNLKLKSVSAIQTRNLLDSCLKSPLLPAYLAAAFAKKLSRLALTIPPSGSLVITALIHNLLRRHPSINCLVHQEYGSESTSDDGKSEKSVSSADDPGTGTCTSSRKHGVDHFNNEESNPMKCRAVRSSLWEIDTLRHHYCPPVSRFVLSLEEDLTVRAKTTEINIKDFCSGSYATIFGEEIRRRVKQVPLAFYKATPASLFSESDFPGWRFKLEESKDCDT; from the exons ATGGCGGCGGCGTCGTCGCCGATATTCTCGAAGAagcaaaagaggaagagaagcaaAGACACCCTCTTTGACCTCCAAACCCTAGGCCATCAGCTCCTCTCCTCACGTGCCCACATCAATAACCTTCCTCTCCTCCTCACCTTTATTTCCCCAACCTCCCCTCCTGCTCACGTGCTCGAGTCTCTGCTTTCTCTTCAGTCTTTCTTCACTCCTCTGCTACCGGAGCTCCCTGCTGCATCGTCCGTCAAGATCCTCTTGAAAACTCCACAGTCGGAGGACCCCGAGTTAATCTACAGGACGTGGCTCCGGTCCAAGTTTGATGAATTTATGAGGCTGTTGATCGAAGTCGCTGTCTCTGAGGAAGCTGAAGACGCTTTGAAA GAGGTCGTGTTTGATACCATAATGGAGTTCGTGAAGCTGGGAAGCGGAGGAAGGTTCAATTCCTCAATATATCACAGGATGGTTCATAGTATT gttcaTTCTTCCGCACCTGTTGAGTATATTACTGACTTGCTTGCATCAAAGTATTTCAAGTATATTGATATCCG TTATTTTTCCTACATCTTCCTggaaaaaattgcaaaaaatttgGAGGCAAAAGAGATCTCTG CCATCAGTTCAGATGTTGATGCTGGGCGTCATTCAAGAGAAAG GGTTGAGCTTTTCATTCACAAGATGCATTACATAATATCACACATTGCCCCTATAGGAGTCGATGAAAAGACTAGCCTCGAGATGTGGAGTGAATCAG AGCTTTCATCTAAACAAGTTGCACCTAAAGAGCTTTCTGAGCCCTCAAAAACAGAAGATAAGCAGCTCAAGTCTGAGAAATGTAACAGTAAT GTTCTTGCTACTCTCCATCAAGCAGTGATTCCTTATCTCTCTAATCCTGTCATGTTAAG TGACTTCTTAACAAGATCATACGACATTGACGGTGTTGTTAGTGTTATGGCTCTTAGCAGCCTTTTCATCCTCATAACTCAGCATGGTTTAGAATACCCAAACTTCTATGAAAAACTTTATGCACTGCTAGTACCTCCTATCTTTATGGCAAAGCATAGGGCAAAATTTTTCCAG ATTTTCATATCCAATCTGAAATTGAAATCAGTATCTGCGATACAAACTCGAAAT CTTCTCGATTCTTGCCTGAAGTCACCACTTCTTCCGGCATATTTGGCAGCAGCTTTTGCAAAGAAATTAAGTCGACTGGCACTCACAATCCCTCCTTCAGGATCATTGGTTATCACTGCTCTGATTCACAACCTTTTACGGAGACATCCTTCAATTAATTGTTTGGTCCACCAG GAATATGGCAGTGAAAGCACATCAGATGATGGAAAATCAGAGAAGAGTGTCAGTAGTGCAGATGACCCTGGAACTGGCACATGTACATCCAGCCGCAAGCATGGTGTTGATCATTTCAACAATGAGGAAAGTAATCCTATGAAGTGTCGTGCCGTGA GAAGTTCACTCTGGGAAATTGACACACTCCGTCATCACTACTGCCCACCGGTTTCCAG GTTTGTTTTGTCACTTGAGGAGGATCTTACGGTTAGAGCCAAAACCACCGAAATCAATATTAAAGACTTTTGTTCTGGTTCATATGCAACAATATTTGGAGAGGAG ATTAGACGAAGGGTAAAGcaggttccattggcattctaTAAAGCAACTCCCGCATCTCTGTTTTCAGAGTCTGATTTTCCTGGTTGGAGATTCAAATTGGAGGAAAGCAAGGATTGTGATACTTAA
- the LOC120013057 gene encoding monosaccharide-sensing protein 2-like — MSGAVLVAIAAAIGNLLQGWDNATIAGSVLYIKKEFKLESEPTIEGLIVAMSLIGATLITTCSGAIADYLGRRRMLIISSVLYFVSGLVMLWSPNVYVLLVARLLDGFGVGLAVTLVPVYISETAPPEIRGLLNTLPQFTGSGGMFLSYCMVFGMSLMESPSWRLMLGVLSIPSLIYFASTIFYLPESPRWLVSKGQMLEARRVLQRLRGREDVTAEMALLVEGLGVGGEASLEEYIIGPTDLTDDQDISAQKGQIKLYGPEQGLSWVARPVTGQSNLGIVSRQGSLANKSMAFMDPLVTLFGSVHEKLPDTGSVQGSTLFPHFGSMFSVGGNQPRNVEWDEESLAREDEEYHSDADADAGGGDSDDDLRSPLISHQTTSMDKDMVAPAHGSIASMRHGSVMQENGEPVGSMGIGSGWQLVWKWSEREGLDGKKEGGFKRIYLHEEGTPGSRRGSLVSISGADVPITGEVIQAAAVVSQPALYSKELLNQHLVGPAMIHPAETAAKGPGWKDLFEPGVKRALAVGIGIQILQQFSGINGVLYYTPQILEQAGVGILLSNMGIGSASASLLTSGVTTLLMLPCIAIAMRLMDIAGRRSLLLNTIPVLIVSLVILVLGSVVNFGKFVNASISTVCVVVYFCCFVMGFGPIPNILCAEIFPTRVRGICIAICALTFWVGDIIVTYTLPFLLKSIGLAGVFGMYAVVCVISWIFVFLKVPETKGMPLEVITEFFSIGAKQVDVINE; from the exons ATGAGTGGAGCTGTGCTTGTGGCTATTGCTGCTGCTATTGGGAACTTACtgcaagggtgggataatgcaacCATCGCAG GATCTGTTTTGTACATAAAGAAGGAATTTAAATTGGAAAGTGAGCCTACTATTGAAGGCCTAATTGTGGCCATGTCACTTATTGGGGCCACTTTAATCACTACGTGCTCTGGGGCCATCGCAGATTATCTAGGCCGCCGTCGTATGCTGATAATCTCATCAGTCCTTTATTTTGTTAGTGGTCTTGTGATGTTGTGGTCTCCTAATGTTTATGTCCTACTCGTGGCAAGGCTTTTAGATGGATTTGGGGTTGGTTTGGCTGTTACTTTGGTACCAGTGTATATATCTGAGACAGCTCCCCCTGAAATAAGAGGATTGTTGAATACTCTTCCCCAGTTCACAGGATCTGGTGGAATGTTCCTGTCATATTGTATGGTTTTCGGGATGTCGTTGATGGAGTCACCCAGCTGGAGATTAATGCTCGGGGTTCTTTCTATACCATCTCTTATTTATTTTGCATCGACTATATTCTACTTACCCGAATCTCCACGATGGCTTGTGAGTAAGGGACAAATGCTTGAGGCCAGGCGCGTTTTGCAGAGGCTGCGTGGAAGAGAAGATGTCACTG CTGAGATGGCTTTACTGGTTGAGGGACTTGGAGTCGGGGGTGAAGCATCGCTGGAGGAGTACATTATTGGCCCAACCGACCTCACTGATGACCAGGATATATCTGCCCAGAAAGGCCAAATCAAGTTATATGGCCCTGAACAAGGTCTTTCCTGGGTTGCCAGACCTGTCACTGGGCAGAGTAATCTTGGTATCGTGTCACGACAAGGAAGCTTGGCAAACAAGAGCATGGCTTTTATGGATCCTCTTGTTACTCTCTTTGGCAGCGTACACGAAAAGCTCCCTGACACTGGAAGTGTGCAAGGGAGCACACTTTTCCCACATTTTGGCAGCATGTTCAGTGTGGGAGGGAATCAACCTAGGAATGTTGAGTGGGATGAGGAAAGTCTCGCTAGAGAGGATGAAGAATACCACTCTGATGCTGATGCTGATGCTGGTGGAGGCGATTCTGATGACGACTTGCGTAGTCCATTGATTTCACATCAGACAACAAGCATGGATAAGGATATGGTTGCGCCTGCTCATGGAAGTATTGCAAGCATGAGACATGGCAGTGTGATGCAAGAAAATGGAGAACCAGTTGGCAGCATGGGAATTGGTAGTGGCTGGCAGTTGGTGTGGAAATGGTCCGAGAGAGAAGGTCTAGACGGTAAGAAGGAAGGAGGATTCAAAAGAATTTATTTACACGAAGAGGGTACTCCGGGTTCTCGGCGTGGGTCTTTAGTCTCTATCTCTGGTGCCGATGTCCCTATAACTGGTGAAGTTATACAGGCTGCTGCTGTGGTGAGTCAACCAGCTCTTTATTCCAAGGAGCTTTTGAATCAGCATCTAGTTGGACCAGCTATGATTCACCCAGCTGAAACTGCAGCTAAAGGACCTGGTTGGAAAGACCTCTTTGAACCAGGAGTAAAGCGTGCATTGGCTGTTGGGATTGGGATTCAAATACTCCAACAG TTCTCTGGCATAAACGGTGTTCTGTACTACACTCCACAAATTCTTGAGCAAGCAGGTGTAGGAATCCTTCTTTCTAACATGGGCATTGGCTCTGCCTCGGCATCCCTGCTTACCAGTGGCGTTACAACTTTGTTAATGCTCCCCTGCATAGCTATAGCCATGAGGCTTATGGATATAGCTGGAAGAAG GAGTTTGCTACTCAACACAATTCCTGTTCTTATAGTATCTCTCGTTATCCTTGTCCTCGGAAGTGTTGTGAATTTTGGCAAATTTGTAAATGCATCAATCTCAACTGTCTGTGTTGTGGTCTACTTTTGCTGCTTCGTTATGGGTTTTGGGCCTATCCCCAATATTCTCTGCGCTGAGATATTCCCCACAAGGGTCCGTGGCATTTGTATTGCCATATGCGCCCTTACATTTTGGGTTGGCGACATCATAGTCACATACACACTCCCTTTCTTGCTTAAATCCATTGGGCTTGCTGGTGTTTTTGGGATGTATGCGGTTGTGTGCGTCATATCGTGGATCTTTGTCTTCCTAAAAGTCCCAGAAACGAAAGGCATGCCCCTTGAAGTCATCACTGAGTTCTTCTCCATCGGAGCAAAGCAAGTTGACGTAATAAACGAGTGA
- the LOC119982491 gene encoding protein NUCLEOLAR COMPLEX ASSOCIATED 4-like isoform X3, whose amino-acid sequence MAAASSPIFSKKQKRKRSKDTLFDLQTLGHQLLSSRAHINNLPLLLTFISPTSPPAHVLESLLSLQSFFTPLLPELPAASSVKILLKTPQSEDPELIYRTWLRSKFDEFMRLLIEVAVSEEAEDALKEVVFDTIMEFVKLGSGGRFNSSIYHRMVHSIVHSSAPVEYITDLLASKYFKYIDIRYFSYIFLEKIAKNLEAKEISAISSDVDAGRHSRERVELFIHKMHYIISHIAPIGVDEKTSLEMWSESELSSKQVAPKELSEPSKTEDKQLKSEKCNSNELSAATIAKKMKLKFTKAWLAFLRLPLPVNVYKEVLATLHQAVIPYLSNPVMLSDFLTRSYDIDGVVSVMALSSLFILITQHGLEYPNFYEKLYALLVPPIFMAKHRAKFFQLLDSCLKSPLLPAYLAAAFAKKLSRLALTIPPSGSLVITALIHNLLRRHPSINCLVHQEYGSESTSDDGKSEKSVSSADDPGTGTCTSSRKHGVDHFNNEESNPMKCRAVRSSLWEIDTLRHHYCPPVSRFVLSLEEDLTVRAKTTEINIKDFCSGSYATIFGEEIRRRVKQVPLAFYKATPASLFSESDFPGWRFKLEESKDCDT is encoded by the exons ATGGCGGCGGCGTCGTCGCCGATATTCTCGAAGAagcaaaagaggaagagaagcaaAGACACCCTCTTTGACCTCCAAACCCTAGGCCATCAGCTCCTCTCCTCACGTGCCCACATCAATAACCTTCCTCTCCTCCTCACCTTTATTTCCCCAACCTCCCCTCCTGCTCACGTGCTCGAGTCTCTGCTTTCTCTTCAGTCTTTCTTCACTCCTCTGCTACCGGAGCTCCCTGCTGCATCGTCCGTCAAGATCCTCTTGAAAACTCCACAGTCGGAGGACCCCGAGTTAATCTACAGGACGTGGCTCCGGTCCAAGTTTGATGAATTTATGAGGCTGTTGATCGAAGTCGCTGTCTCTGAGGAAGCTGAAGACGCTTTGAAA GAGGTCGTGTTTGATACCATAATGGAGTTCGTGAAGCTGGGAAGCGGAGGAAGGTTCAATTCCTCAATATATCACAGGATGGTTCATAGTATT gttcaTTCTTCCGCACCTGTTGAGTATATTACTGACTTGCTTGCATCAAAGTATTTCAAGTATATTGATATCCG TTATTTTTCCTACATCTTCCTggaaaaaattgcaaaaaatttgGAGGCAAAAGAGATCTCTG CCATCAGTTCAGATGTTGATGCTGGGCGTCATTCAAGAGAAAG GGTTGAGCTTTTCATTCACAAGATGCATTACATAATATCACACATTGCCCCTATAGGAGTCGATGAAAAGACTAGCCTCGAGATGTGGAGTGAATCAG AGCTTTCATCTAAACAAGTTGCACCTAAAGAGCTTTCTGAGCCCTCAAAAACAGAAGATAAGCAGCTCAAGTCTGAGAAATGTAACAGTAAT GAATTGTCAGCAGCTACCATTGCCAAGAagatgaaattaaaatttaccAAAGCATGGCTCGCATTCCTTAGGTTGCCGCTTCCAGTTAATGTATACAAGGAG GTTCTTGCTACTCTCCATCAAGCAGTGATTCCTTATCTCTCTAATCCTGTCATGTTAAG TGACTTCTTAACAAGATCATACGACATTGACGGTGTTGTTAGTGTTATGGCTCTTAGCAGCCTTTTCATCCTCATAACTCAGCATGGTTTAGAATACCCAAACTTCTATGAAAAACTTTATGCACTGCTAGTACCTCCTATCTTTATGGCAAAGCATAGGGCAAAATTTTTCCAG CTTCTCGATTCTTGCCTGAAGTCACCACTTCTTCCGGCATATTTGGCAGCAGCTTTTGCAAAGAAATTAAGTCGACTGGCACTCACAATCCCTCCTTCAGGATCATTGGTTATCACTGCTCTGATTCACAACCTTTTACGGAGACATCCTTCAATTAATTGTTTGGTCCACCAG GAATATGGCAGTGAAAGCACATCAGATGATGGAAAATCAGAGAAGAGTGTCAGTAGTGCAGATGACCCTGGAACTGGCACATGTACATCCAGCCGCAAGCATGGTGTTGATCATTTCAACAATGAGGAAAGTAATCCTATGAAGTGTCGTGCCGTGA GAAGTTCACTCTGGGAAATTGACACACTCCGTCATCACTACTGCCCACCGGTTTCCAG GTTTGTTTTGTCACTTGAGGAGGATCTTACGGTTAGAGCCAAAACCACCGAAATCAATATTAAAGACTTTTGTTCTGGTTCATATGCAACAATATTTGGAGAGGAG ATTAGACGAAGGGTAAAGcaggttccattggcattctaTAAAGCAACTCCCGCATCTCTGTTTTCAGAGTCTGATTTTCCTGGTTGGAGATTCAAATTGGAGGAAAGCAAGGATTGTGATACTTAA